The Chloracidobacterium sp. nucleotide sequence TCGCACACGCGATCAAGATCGCCCCCGGACTGAGTCAGGATCAGACTATGATCGTCAACCTATCCGGCCGCGGCGACAAGGACATAAACACCGTGCAGGGCGAACTAAATAACGCGGAGAGTACCTCCGGCAAGGAGTGTGTTTAAGATATGAGTCGCATTACCGACAGATTGGTCGAGGCAAAGCATCGCGGCGGCGGCTTCATTCCGTTCGTCACGGCCGGTGATCCCGATTTCGCGACTTCCCTCGCAATTATTCAGAAACTCGCCGAACTCGGCGCCGACGTTATCGAACTCGGCGTTCCGTTCAGTGACCCGATGGCCGACGGTCCGACGATACAGCGGTCATCCGAACGCTCGCTTAAGGGCGGGATGACGCTGGCAAAAGTTCTTACACTGGCTGCGGAGTTTCGAAAGCAGAGCGACGTTCCGCTCGTCCTATTTAGCTATTTCAACCCGATAATGAATTACGGGCTTGAACGCTTTACGGTCGAGGCCGCCGAGTGCGGCGTCGATGGTGTTCTATTGACTGATGTCATTGAGGACGAGGCGGCGACTATCGCGACTCGATTTGACAGAGTCGGCATTGACCTTATATCACTCGTCGCTCCGACAACGACGGACGAAAGGCTCGAGGCCATCTGCGGGCGTGCTCGTGGATTTATATATGCGGTGTCGCGGGCCGGAGTGACCGGTGCCCGGCAAGATATCAGCAATAGTGCCGAAGACTTGGTCAAACGAGTTCGGGCATTTACGGATCTGCCGATCGCCGTCGGATTCGGCATTTCGACACTCGGGCAGGTCGAAGAAGTATGTCGGTTCGCCGATTCAGCGGTGGTCGGGTCGGCAATAGTTGCCGAGATCGAACGCTCCATCTCCGCGAACGACACTATCCCAATAGTCGACAGTTTCGTGCGTTCGATACTGCCGCAATTTGCAAAAACAGGTGCCGAAAACTAAAGTTGTAGTTTTGCGGCCGTAACAGGTTGGTCAATATATGCTTATCGTAATGAAGTCCGGTGCATCTGCATCGGAAATTGAAAAAGTTTTAGAGGTTATCGACGCACTGGGCTACCGGGCTCATTCGCTGCCCGGAGCTAATCGTACCGCGATCGGCGTCACCGGCAATCCGGGTGCGATCGATCCATCGCATTTCGAAAACCTTGCCGGCGTTGCTCAGGCTATCCGCGTCACGCAACCCTACAAGCTCATCTCGAAAGATCTGCGGCCTGAAAAGTCTGTGATCAAGGTCGGGACCGCGACCATCGGCGGCAGCGAACTGGCGATGATCGCCGGGCCGTGCGCTCTCGAAAATCACGAGCAGGTATTCTCCACCGCCAAGATCGTTGCCGAGAGCGGTGCCAAGTTTTTTCGCGGCGGCGCCTACAAACCGCGCACGTCGCCATACGCATTTCAGGGCCTCGGTGTAGACGGGCTCAAAATGATGACTGAGGTGCGTGAACAATATGGCCTCAATATTGTCACCGAAGCAATGGACGAGCAGGGCGTCGACGCAGTTGAGAAATACGGCGACTGCATCCAGATCGGTGCCCGTAATATGCAAAATTTCTCGCTGCTCAAATATGTCGGTCAAACGAGAAAGCCCGTTTTGCTCAAACGCGGGCTATCGGCAACGCTCGAGGAATTTCTGCTTGCTGCCGAGTATATTATGGCCGAGGGCAACTACGAAGTGATCCTTTGCGAACGCGGCATCCGAACATTTGCTACGCACGCCAGAAACACCTTGGATCTGTCGGTGGTGCCGGCGGTACATCGCATCTCGCACCTTCCGATCATTGTCGATCCGTCGCACGGCACAGGCCGTAATTATATGGTTGAGCCGCTCGCTCGAGCGTCGGTTGCGGTCGGCGCGGACGGACTGATCATCGAGGTGCATCCGTGTCCCGAGGATGCCCTTTGCGACGGAGCACAGGCATTGACGCCCGGTCAGTACCTCCACCTGGTGGAACAAGTGCGGCGGATCTATGAGGTGACGGCTGATAACTCGGTCGCTCAGACATCTAGTTAACAATAATTTTATCGGTCACCTATTTCGGTGGGCAGACACCGTCCGGACAAAAAAAGGTCAGCATATACTCCCGCAGTATATGCTGACTCTTTTTAATAACTCGCGCCCGAAGCCTTTTGCCTATTTGGCCGGGCGGAGTTTCAACAGACCATAAAACTGTATATAACCGCTGGCCATCGCTGAGACGATGAGCAACGTCAACGGCACGTACCTCAGCACATCGGGTAACAGCACGCCGATACTCTGGCGAAACGCAAGACCTGCGGTCAGGCCGATGGCCATAATGCCGATCCTGCCAATGATCCATTTCGAAAACGACGGCGGTTCCGCCTCGGTTGGCAGAAAATATGGCAAGACCAAGACCATCAGCATTGTGATCGACATCAAAAGTGTATCGAATGCAAATATCCGGGCACTCTGGCCAAACTCCAGTGCTAGAAAAAACAACACAAATGTCGTGTCGATCGAGAATGTCGTTCCTGCGGGGATGCCGTTGTTTCGTGTCATATTAGTTGGTCTCGCGTGATTGTTTTTATAGTTTGGTAAAAGGCTGCTTTTCCGAATTATTTAACCTTGCTGAACTGCTGATATGCGACTCTGAAAAGTTCCGACAGCGCCTCAGCAGTCTCAGGCGACAGTTTCCGGTCAGCCCGCAGGTGAGCCTCAACGATCTCAGGCGTCGCCTCGTGCGGATAATAGATCACAGGCTCGACAGACTCGTCAGCGTGTCTCATCAGACGATCGACCGGCATATCCAGCCATTGTGTCAGCCGGGCAATATTATCGGCATCGGGGCGACCGGTTCCGTTCTCGATACGTGAGAGAGTCGAGGCCGAAACTTCCGTAAGATCAGCAACATCACGCAAGCTGAGCTTGAGCTCTTCGCGATGACGTTTGATCGCACGTCCGAGTTCGACGGTGTTGATTAAGCTTTCATTTTTGAATCCCATAGTTTTATTTTTCCTCCATGATTTTGACGTTCCATCACTGGACTTGTCATTTCATAGATAAAACATAACACATCATATTTTTGAATGCAACACCTCGTTTCACACTTGCAACATTTTTATTTTACGTCTATACTGTTTCATAGATGGCACGTCACCCAGAGTTACGTTTCATCACCTTGATACTAATACTGAGTCGCGACGGCCTGTTTGCGGCGAACAGAGGTGGGATCGGAAATGCGTATGTGGCTGAAAGCAGGCAGCAGCCATTGCAGGATTATCGCTGATCCGATCGAACCTGAAAGCACACTAGGAGAAATTTTAATGAAACCGAACAAACTTCAAGACACCATAACCACCACAGTCGAGGAATCGACCATAGCCCCGGCCACCGCCTCGAGTAATGTCGTCGATTTTGCATCGACCCTGCGCGAGTTGCGTCAGAGTGTGGATCCGATGATGATCCGCCAGCGTGCGGCCCATCGGGATAACCGCGGCAATACGCAGATGGTCGACTATGTCGAATGGCATACCGTAGCCGACATCCTCGACGAGCACGCCGCTAACTGGGAACACACTGTAAAGGACATCAGACAGTTGGGCGAGATAGTCGCGGTCACGGTAGCCATTACGATCGACGGCGTCACACGCGAGGGGATCGGCACTGGCCGCACGGGCAGTGAGACCGGGATCAAAAAGGCAGAGCACGACGCACTTAAA carries:
- the aroF gene encoding 3-deoxy-7-phosphoheptulonate synthase, whose protein sequence is MLIVMKSGASASEIEKVLEVIDALGYRAHSLPGANRTAIGVTGNPGAIDPSHFENLAGVAQAIRVTQPYKLISKDLRPEKSVIKVGTATIGGSELAMIAGPCALENHEQVFSTAKIVAESGAKFFRGGAYKPRTSPYAFQGLGVDGLKMMTEVREQYGLNIVTEAMDEQGVDAVEKYGDCIQIGARNMQNFSLLKYVGQTRKPVLLKRGLSATLEEFLLAAEYIMAEGNYEVILCERGIRTFATHARNTLDLSVVPAVHRISHLPIIVDPSHGTGRNYMVEPLARASVAVGADGLIIEVHPCPEDALCDGAQALTPGQYLHLVEQVRRIYEVTADNSVAQTSS
- a CDS encoding tryptophan synthase subunit alpha, encoding MSRITDRLVEAKHRGGGFIPFVTAGDPDFATSLAIIQKLAELGADVIELGVPFSDPMADGPTIQRSSERSLKGGMTLAKVLTLAAEFRKQSDVPLVLFSYFNPIMNYGLERFTVEAAECGVDGVLLTDVIEDEAATIATRFDRVGIDLISLVAPTTTDERLEAICGRARGFIYAVSRAGVTGARQDISNSAEDLVKRVRAFTDLPIAVGFGISTLGQVEEVCRFADSAVVGSAIVAEIERSISANDTIPIVDSFVRSILPQFAKTGAEN
- a CDS encoding helix-turn-helix transcriptional regulator; the protein is MGFKNESLINTVELGRAIKRHREELKLSLRDVADLTEVSASTLSRIENGTGRPDADNIARLTQWLDMPVDRLMRHADESVEPVIYYPHEATPEIVEAHLRADRKLSPETAEALSELFRVAYQQFSKVK